The Vibrio fortis DNA segment CAAGTCTTAACCATACGTAGAGACTTACCGTAAGCTTGACCCGTTTCGTAACCCGCAGCGATTAGCTTCTTCCAGATTGCAGGAAGGTCGTCTTTCTGCGCGCCGAATAGACCGATACGTTGTGCACCCGTGATCTTGGTGTACAGGTTGTACTCTGCTGCAACGTTTGCAAGAACAGACAGTGCTTGAGGTGTTACTTCACCACCAGCCATGCGAGGAATAACAGAGTAAGTACCATCTTTTTGCATGTTACCTAGGAAGTTATCGTTGGTATCGTGCAGTTTAACTAGCGACGGCTTAAGGATGTGGTCACCCCAGTTTGAAGCAAGGATAGAACCAGCAAGTGGCTTACATACTTCACAACCGTAACCTGTACCGTGCTTCTCAAGTAGCTCTTCGAACGACTTGATTTCACCGATGCGTACTAGGTGGAACAGCTCTTGACGAGAGTAAGCAAAGTGCTCACATACGTCGTTCTTCACTTCAACACCTGCTTTTTCAAGCTCAGCGTTAAGAACTGAAGTCACTAGAGGGATACAACCACCACAACCCGTACCTGCGCCAGTTACTGCTTTGATATCACCGATAGTGTGGTGACCTTCAGCAACTGCTGCCGCGATCTTGCCTTTTGTTACGTCAAAACAAGAACAGATAACCGCTGATTCAGGCAGTGCATCTGCGCCTAGTGTTGGCTTCTCTGCACCAGCGTGAGCAGGTAGGATAAGCGCATCTGGGTGCTCTGGTAGGTCGATTTCGTTCAGCATAAGCTGTAGAAGATCACCGTAATCAGATGTATCACCAACCATTACTGCACCTAGAAGTTTCTTGTTGTCTTCAGAAACGATTAGGCGTTTGTAAACTTCTTGCTCTTCGTTTTGGTAAACGTAGCTCTTACAACCCGGTGTACGACCGTTTGCATCACCGATTGAACCTACTTTCACACCTAGAAGCTTCAGCTTCGCAGACATGTCTGCACCTTCAAACTTGCTGTCGTTACCCACTATGTGGTCAACAGCAACGGTTGCCATCTTGTAACCTGGAGCGACTAGACCGTAAAAGGTTTCGTTCCAAGATGCACACTCACCGATAGCGTAGATGCTGTCATCAGAAGTCTGACAGAAATCATTGATAGCAATACCGCCGCGTGGAGCAACGTCTAGCTTCATGTCACGAGCAAGTTTATCTTGAGGGCGAATACCCGCAGAGAATACGATGAAGTCAGTTTCTAATTCAGTACCGTCTGCAAAACGCATAACATTACGTGCTTCTTTACCTTCAGGAGCGATTTCAAGCGTGTTTTTGCTGGTGTGAACTTGTACACCCATGCTTTCGATCTTTTGACGAAGTTGGTTACCACCCGCTTGGTCAAGCTGTTCAGCCATTAGCTTAGGCGCAAACTCAACCACGTGAGTTTCTACACCCAGAGCTTTCAGTGCACCAGCTGCTTCAAGACCTAGTAGACCACCACCGATTACAACACCGACTTTGCTCTTCTTCGCACACGCTTCGATAGCTTTTAGATCTTCGATAGTACGGTACACAAAGCAGTCTTTGCTTTCACGGCCTTTGATAGGTGGAACGAATGGGAAAGAACCCGTGGCCATGACTAGCTTGTCGTATTGAATTTCACGACCTGAGCTTGAGTAAACGATCTTTTTCTCACGGTTTACTGTGATAGCGCGCTCGCCGATTAACATGTTGATGCCATGTTTCTCGTAGAAGCCCTCTTTTACTAAAGAAAGTTCATCTGCTGTGTGGTGTGAAAAGTAAGAAGAAAGGTGTACACGGTCATACGCTACACGTGGCTCTTCACAGAACACCGTAATGTCCATGTTGGCTACGTCTGTCTTCTCGACTAAATCTTCGATATAGCGATGGCCTACCATCCCGTTACCGATTACGACTAGCTTCATCTTGCTCATAAGAATTCCTGAAAGGTTATAATTTTCTTAACTGAGCGAATAATGAATTATGAAAGAAAATGAAAATATGATGTAAATCAATTACGAAAATGAACTACCCAAAAGGGGTAGAACAAAAGAGGTATAACCGATTAAAAATAGACCAGAGCAAACGTATAACCTGACTTTATCTATGGTTAAATGCCAGACGAATGCTCAACTTTAGGCATATCATGCTGTAGTAAAATTTCACATAGGGTAACTTAAAAAGAAAGTTAAATAACAATCATTTTCATTTAGTTGATAAATGATGACATATTATTTTAAAATTTACCGGCTTACATGACAAAGTGTTTGCCAATATGAAAGGTCCTGCTAAAACATCCGTAGCTCTATCACTATCAAGCTCTTCTCTACTGACTAAATCTTTTCCCAATCAATAAGCTTGTGTTTCTTAACTAGGTAGCGGTGATGAGTACTGATCATAATGGCAAAAATCGAGCTGGTCAGCAGCGCGTTAACTAAAATAGCGGCAAGTGTTAAACCCACACCAACGAGGCTAAACAGATAAATAAACGAGAAATAGAACAGAAAGAACTCGACAAACTTTAGGGTGACATTTTTATAAAAAGACTCCCAATACATCGGCTTCAACTCAAAACCACGGCGTCTAAGAAAACGATAAAGATATGTCTTGTCTGTCTTACATGGCAATCCAACCGTTTGTAGATACTCGTCAGCTCTTGCTAACTTTTCCTGATGACTCATAAACCTATTCGACACTCCCTGAATTACAAACATCTTCAAACTTGAACAACCTAACCGCTAAGCCACTGCAAGCTGTTGTCATGAGCTCAGACGTTAAGTTTGTGAGACTACTTATTTTGTCCAATGCGCCACAGCACGCCACTTGGATCCGTCATACAAAATTCAAGCATTCCCCAAGGTTGCTCAATAAGCTCAGTCACTTTGACACCAAACTTCTCAACCACATCCAGTTTTTCGATGTGGTCAAACCAACTTTGTGCATCTTCTACCAAAAGGTGCATCATAAAATTATTGCTATGAGCAGGTTCATAGAAATCTTGAAGTAAAAAAGCACATGAGCCCGATTTGAAATACGCGATGCCTTCAAATTCAGAAGCCATTTCAAAGCCGATTGACTGATAGAAGCGTTTAGAAAATTCAAAGTCTTTGGCAGGTACGAACGACTTTATCTCTACGGTATTTAGGTTTCCCATTTCCAACTCCGATTTAAAATGTGTCTAGGTAATTCTCGCACTTTATCAAGGAAGCCTTACGTCGTGAGCTTTCTTGAAATAGCTTTATCAAGACAGCTTTACGGCAGTACCGAATACCAATATTTCGGACGCACCATCTGTTACAGAACTGGTGGTAAATCGGATGCCAACAACGGCGTCGGCACCTAACCCTTGAGCTTCTTCCACCAAGCGCTCAATGGCGATGTTTCTAGCCTCAGTTAGCATCTCGGTGTACCCTTTTAATTCACCACCAACGATACCTTTCAATCCCGCCATGATGTCTCTACCGACATGTTTAGATTGAACAACGTTGCCGTTTACGACACCAAGTACCGCTTCAATCTCCCTACCAGGAACCGTTTCTGTTGTTGTATAAATCATAACTTACCTATTCATCCTGTTTGGGGTTTAATTCAGTGATAAAACACGCTCGATAAAAGCCGACTTCTTAAGACGATAAGCGTCTTGAGGCCAGCCTGAGCATGACACTTTAAGATCATTGTATTCATAAACTAACAAAGGGTTGTTTCTAAGTTTGTCTCGAAACGTTACAAACATATCAAACTCTGATCCAAACGCGACTACTTGGAAGGCGACATCCTCTTCCGATTCATTTTCCAACATGCACAGCTCAGGCGTTCGTAACGTATCCAGCTTTTCATTAAAACCCAAAGTCTTCAACGACGTTACGGCACGCTCTAACTCAGCACTTTCGACGCCAACAAGTATATCTAAGTCACCCTTAGACACGGCTTTATCAATTGCTGATGCACCAATGTGCTCAATCACCGCCTTAGGTAATAACGCCTGTATGCGCGCTTGATAGCGTCGATATAAATCGTCGCAAGATGGCTGATACTCTTCAGCGCTATAAAATTTCATCCCTGCTCTCCAAAGCTTTAGATCCTTTAAGCTCCATATCGCATTAAGGCCTCATTCTCGAATGCCTTAATGTAACTCTCTGACCACAATAACAAATTTATTAAATATATACATAGTTGCGTAAGAATTAATAAAACCATGAATAGGAATAAGGCTAACGGTCTACGCGATTGCTCGACTTCGAACGACTTGAACCAGATAAATACCACCACTTAACGTAGCAAGGGTAAACATCACCCAATAAGCACCAGACATACCTAGATAAGTGGCCGACAGCCCGGCAGCCAGATAGGTTAATAACCACCAAAAATGCGTTAACGAAAAGTGCGCAGCGAAATACTGCCCAGCATCTTCACTGTCAGCCGCATCGTTAATCACGATACCAGAAGTTGTCTGGATACAAGACATACCTATACCCAAAGAGAAACAAAGAACGATAAAGCCAAACCAATCTGGGAGCCATGTTCCGGCATAGAACGCCAACCATATTAGGAGCAATCCTCTGATGTGATAACGCTGCGGACTATAACGATTAACAAGCTTTGATAAGAAAATCGCCGCCAACATCGAGCCTACTCCAACAGCCAGCATAGCTAATGCCGTTTCACTGTCGCCACCATGCAGAATGTCATGGACGTAGACAACCGTATTCACTATCACCATGGCACTTGCGGCCGCGGCGCCTAAATACGCGTACCACAGTGAGCGCAGAGAAGAGTGAGCCAGATAGGTGGTGATGCCACTAAAAGTGGTTTTCCAACACAGCTTACTAGTCTGTTCATGTTGCCCCTTATCTGAAGGAATGAAGCACAATAAAACCAACACTGCTGAGATAATAAATGTCACAGCATCAGCCCAGAACAGATGACGAAAGCTCACAACGGTCAAAAGCACCGCGCTTAATACTGGACTAAGCACTTGCTCCAAATCGTAGGCAATTCGACTATAGGAGAGCGCTTTAGTGTAGTGCTCTCGAATCGGGACGATTTGCGGCAGCGTTGCCTGAAACAGTGGTGTGAAAGCAGCCGAGCAAGCATTGATCGCAAACATCAGTACATAAACTTGCCATACCTGATCCACGAACGGTAACGCCATGAAAAGCACAGCTCTGAGCAAATCTAAGATGATCAAGGTTCGCTTTTTAGGCCACCTTCTGCTCAACACAGCAAAT contains these protein-coding regions:
- the nirB gene encoding nitrite reductase large subunit NirB, whose amino-acid sequence is MSKMKLVVIGNGMVGHRYIEDLVEKTDVANMDITVFCEEPRVAYDRVHLSSYFSHHTADELSLVKEGFYEKHGINMLIGERAITVNREKKIVYSSSGREIQYDKLVMATGSFPFVPPIKGRESKDCFVYRTIEDLKAIEACAKKSKVGVVIGGGLLGLEAAGALKALGVETHVVEFAPKLMAEQLDQAGGNQLRQKIESMGVQVHTSKNTLEIAPEGKEARNVMRFADGTELETDFIVFSAGIRPQDKLARDMKLDVAPRGGIAINDFCQTSDDSIYAIGECASWNETFYGLVAPGYKMATVAVDHIVGNDSKFEGADMSAKLKLLGVKVGSIGDANGRTPGCKSYVYQNEEQEVYKRLIVSEDNKKLLGAVMVGDTSDYGDLLQLMLNEIDLPEHPDALILPAHAGAEKPTLGADALPESAVICSCFDVTKGKIAAAVAEGHHTIGDIKAVTGAGTGCGGCIPLVTSVLNAELEKAGVEVKNDVCEHFAYSRQELFHLVRIGEIKSFEELLEKHGTGYGCEVCKPLAGSILASNWGDHILKPSLVKLHDTNDNFLGNMQKDGTYSVIPRMAGGEVTPQALSVLANVAAEYNLYTKITGAQRIGLFGAQKDDLPAIWKKLIAAGYETGQAYGKSLRMVKTCVGSTWCRYGVQDSVGLGVMLENRYKGIRAPHKMKFGVSGCTRECAEAQGKDLGIIATDAGWNMYVAGNGGMKPRHATLLASDLDQETLIKYIDRYMMFYVRTAAPLQRTSVWFDNLEGGIDYLREVIIEDKLGINDQLEADVAKLIEEFSCEWTDTINDETQLKRFSHFINSDERDDNVMFVTDGREQHRPATFTEKHPEAKGDILHVAAE
- a CDS encoding DUF6404 family protein, which translates into the protein MSHQEKLARADEYLQTVGLPCKTDKTYLYRFLRRRGFELKPMYWESFYKNVTLKFVEFFLFYFSFIYLFSLVGVGLTLAAILVNALLTSSIFAIMISTHHRYLVKKHKLIDWEKI
- a CDS encoding VOC family protein, with amino-acid sequence MGNLNTVEIKSFVPAKDFEFSKRFYQSIGFEMASEFEGIAYFKSGSCAFLLQDFYEPAHSNNFMMHLLVEDAQSWFDHIEKLDVVEKFGVKVTELIEQPWGMLEFCMTDPSGVLWRIGQNK
- a CDS encoding heavy metal-binding domain-containing protein, with protein sequence MIYTTTETVPGREIEAVLGVVNGNVVQSKHVGRDIMAGLKGIVGGELKGYTEMLTEARNIAIERLVEEAQGLGADAVVGIRFTTSSVTDGASEILVFGTAVKLS
- a CDS encoding GrpB family protein translates to MKFYSAEEYQPSCDDLYRRYQARIQALLPKAVIEHIGASAIDKAVSKGDLDILVGVESAELERAVTSLKTLGFNEKLDTLRTPELCMLENESEEDVAFQVVAFGSEFDMFVTFRDKLRNNPLLVYEYNDLKVSCSGWPQDAYRLKKSAFIERVLSLN
- a CDS encoding MFS transporter; this encodes MNLPVVNASLWSNRDYVRLLLAQVVSLIGTGISSVCLALLAYELAESEASTVLSIAFALKMLAYIGLAPIFAVLSRRWPKKRTLIILDLLRAVLFMALPFVDQVWQVYVLMFAINACSAAFTPLFQATLPQIVPIREHYTKALSYSRIAYDLEQVLSPVLSAVLLTVVSFRHLFWADAVTFIISAVLVLLCFIPSDKGQHEQTSKLCWKTTFSGITTYLAHSSLRSLWYAYLGAAAASAMVIVNTVVYVHDILHGGDSETALAMLAVGVGSMLAAIFLSKLVNRYSPQRYHIRGLLLIWLAFYAGTWLPDWFGFIVLCFSLGIGMSCIQTTSGIVINDAADSEDAGQYFAAHFSLTHFWWLLTYLAAGLSATYLGMSGAYWVMFTLATLSGGIYLVQVVRSRAIA